One window of Dendropsophus ebraccatus isolate aDenEbr1 chromosome 13, aDenEbr1.pat, whole genome shotgun sequence genomic DNA carries:
- the STYX gene encoding serine/threonine/tyrosine-interacting protein isoform X3, translated as MEDVKLEFPSLPQCKEDAEDWSYPMRREMQEILPGLFLGPYSAAMKSKLSMLQKSGITHIICIRQSIEANFIKPNFQHLFRYLVLDIADNPIENIIRFFPTTKEFIDGCLQSGGKVLIHGNAGISRSAALVIAYIMETFGIKYRDAFTYVQERRFCINPNAGFVHQLQEYEAIYLAKLTIKMMSPLQLGRTFSLQSGAADITEQKHHLDHLAFEKTTHWRQYQAQPRTSPKALHDGKGAMSTSDVSSNPPGHVYILCLL; from the exons ATGGAGGACGTGAAGCTGGAGTTCCCTTCCCTCCCGCAGTGTAAGGAGGACGCCGAG GACTGGAGTTATCCGATGAGGAGAGAGATGCAG GAGATTCTGCCCGGCTTGTTTTTGGGTCCGTACTCTGCAGCAATGAAGAGCAAG CTCTCCATGCTTCAGAAATCCGGCATCACGCACATCATCTGCATAAGACAAAGCATTGAAGCCAACTTCATCAAACCAAACTTTCAACACCTATTTCG ATATTTGGTGCTGGATATTGCAGATAACCCCATTGAAAACATTATACGTTTTTTCCCTACG ACGAAGGAATTCATAGATGGATGTTTACAGTCTGGAG GTAAAGTCCTGATTCACGGGAATGCGGGAATCTCCAGGAGCGCTGCCTTGGTTATCGCATACATCATGGAAACCTTTGGAATAAAATACAG GGACGCCTTCACATACGTACAAGAAAGACGGTTCTGCATCAACCCCAACGCTGGATTTGTACATCAACTTCAG GAATATGAAGCCATCTATCTAGCAAAACTAACCATCAAGATGATGTCCCCTCTGCAGTTGGGGAGGACCTTCTCCTTACAGTCTGGTGCTGCAG ATATCACTGAGCAAAAACATCACCTAGACCATTTGGCCTTTGAGAAGACTACTCACTGGAGACAATATCAAGCTCAGCCTAGAACCTCGCCTAaggcattgcatgatgggaaaggg GCCATGTCTACATCCGATGTCTCCTCTAACCCTCCAGGCCATGTCTACATTCTATGTCTCCTCTAA
- the STYX gene encoding serine/threonine/tyrosine-interacting protein isoform X4: MEDVKLEFPSLPQCKEDAEDWSYPMRREMQEILPGLFLGPYSAAMKSKLSMLQKSGITHIICIRQSIEANFIKPNFQHLFRYLVLDIADNPIENIIRFFPTTKEFIDGCLQSGGKVLIHGNAGISRSAALVIAYIMETFGIKYRDAFTYVQERRFCINPNAGFVHQLQEYEAIYLAKLTIKMMSPLQLGRTFSLQSGAAGSLKRTLEEEDELGNMQVSAAHDG, translated from the exons ATGGAGGACGTGAAGCTGGAGTTCCCTTCCCTCCCGCAGTGTAAGGAGGACGCCGAG GACTGGAGTTATCCGATGAGGAGAGAGATGCAG GAGATTCTGCCCGGCTTGTTTTTGGGTCCGTACTCTGCAGCAATGAAGAGCAAG CTCTCCATGCTTCAGAAATCCGGCATCACGCACATCATCTGCATAAGACAAAGCATTGAAGCCAACTTCATCAAACCAAACTTTCAACACCTATTTCG ATATTTGGTGCTGGATATTGCAGATAACCCCATTGAAAACATTATACGTTTTTTCCCTACG ACGAAGGAATTCATAGATGGATGTTTACAGTCTGGAG GTAAAGTCCTGATTCACGGGAATGCGGGAATCTCCAGGAGCGCTGCCTTGGTTATCGCATACATCATGGAAACCTTTGGAATAAAATACAG GGACGCCTTCACATACGTACAAGAAAGACGGTTCTGCATCAACCCCAACGCTGGATTTGTACATCAACTTCAG GAATATGAAGCCATCTATCTAGCAAAACTAACCATCAAGATGATGTCCCCTCTGCAGTTGGGGAGGACCTTCTCCTTACAGTCTGGTGCTGCAG GAAGCCTGAAGAGGACGCTGGAGGAGGAAGACGAGCTGGGGAACATGCAGGTGTCTGCGGCCCACGACGGCTGA